Proteins encoded by one window of Pecten maximus chromosome 15, xPecMax1.1, whole genome shotgun sequence:
- the LOC117344247 gene encoding major facilitator superfamily domain-containing protein 4A-like — protein sequence MACLQGKRRTGFQRQKICYSVSVYVMFFIIGWIRGLFGPSFIDLLLISDVTLKLGSWISTLNFIGYAVGCVAGGFLYEKVSLNAMYAAGLLLLGILTAAIPWCFIFVLMVAVYFFQGFASGVVDTVGNAEMMQLWRDNKKMYFFMEFSYSVGVFIAPIVVAPFLSDVATNSENSDTNITARNITFDPYLQNNSSISPVTANVTFPAFYTTSANVTFANVTNHTMTSRLFVPYSISAVLAVLVSLPFIIKYFMGSIDNNEDDLQTEASGDNMEMTQSSPQESKARILPTKLKVICLVVIGSLMFLSLSLGEGFISFIVVYCVDELEFSPADGALVSAVSSVCCIIAIVIAMFASRLSTLLFLGIHITGTLVGLLGLLFSSIEHTSIGVWISAAVVGYFRSMTFSLVFTWTNNYITPTTGKISSLYMVCTCTGSAVVPLLLGWLMEEHNNLWFCFLLIIFGACVLVLYIVGIVLTKRVTKVYGRTFDKIVIHDIDVTERLNKDG from the exons ATGGCTTGTTTACAAGGAAAAAGACGAACAGGATTTCAAAGGCAGAAAATCTGTTATTCCGTTTCGGTTTACGTCATGTTTTTCATTATT GGATGGATTCGAGGTTTGTTCGGACCCTCTTTTATCGATCTACTGTTGATAAGTGACGTCACGTTGAAACTTGGGTCGTGGATTTCTACACTAAATTTCATCGGATATGCCGTTGGATGTGTAGCCGGGggatttttatatgaaaaagtTAGCCTGAACGCCATGTATGCTGCAGGCCTTCTCTTGTTAGGAATTCTCACAGCGGCAATCCCTTGGTGCTTCATCTTTGTGTTAATGGTTGCCGTCTATTTTTTCCAGGGGTTTGCTTCCGGTGTTGTGGACACAG TGGGCAATGCCGAAATGATGCAGCTTTGGAGAGACAACAAGAAGATGTACTTTTTCATGGAGTTTTCTTATTCTGTTGGTGTGTTTATAGCTCCTATAGTTGTCGCCCCTTTCCTATCGGATGTCGCCACCAATTCTGAGAATAGTGATACTAACATAACGGCACGGAACATCACTTTTGATCcgtatttacaaaataattcatcCATTTCACCAGTCACGGCCAACGTTACATTTCCGGCGTTCTATACAACTTCCGCTAATGTGACCTTCGCTAATGTGACCAATCACACAATGACTTCTCGACTATTTGTGCCTTATTCAATAAGTGCAGTTTTAGCGGTGCTAGTTTCATTGCCGTTCATTATCAAGTACTTCATGGGCAGTATAGACAATAATGAAGATGATCTCCAAACGGAAGCCAGTGGTGATAATATGGAAATGACGCAATCGTCACCACAAGAAAGTAAAGCAAGGATTTTGCCAACGAAACTAAAAGTAATTTGTCTAGTAGTGATAGGCAGTTTGATGTTTTTGAGTTTATCGCTAGGTGAGGGCTTTATTTCCTTTATAGTTGTTTACTGTGTAGATGAACTAGAATTTTCCCCAGCCGACGGGGCACTTGTCAGCGCTGTATCTAGTGTTTGTTGTATCATTGCTATAGTAATAGCCATGTTTGCCTCGCGATTAAGTACATTACTATTTCTAGGAATCCATATTACCGGCACACTGGTAGGCCTATTGGGACTGTTGTTTAGCTCCATAGAACACACCAGTATAGGGGTATGGATATCTGCAGCAGTTGTGGGCTATTTTAGATCAATGACATTTTCGTTGGTATTTACCTGGACAAACAATTACATCACACCTACGACGGGGAAGATATCCTCCCTATATATGGTATGTACCTGTACGGGATCTGCTGTGGTGCCGCTCCTCCTCGGCTGGCTGATGGAGGAGCATAACAACCTGTGGTTTTGTTTCCTGCTCATTATATTTGGCGCATGCGTACTCGTGTTATATATTGTAGGAATCGTCCTGACAAAGCGCGTTACGAAAGTGTACGGTAGAACTTTTGATAAAATTGTGATCCATGATATTGACGTGACAGAGAGGCTGAATAAAGATGGATGA
- the LOC117343964 gene encoding cerebrin prohormone-like: MSCRSSLVFLGLVFVLMITKSSARSVENSLSQRERQDIMVLAARIIKIAMSASSSSNDVMDKRNAGTIDSLYNLPDLFAAGK, translated from the exons ATGTCGTGCAGATCTTCTCTCGTGTTTCTAGGACTAGTGTTTGTCCTGATGATCACCAAGAGTTCAGCGCGATCAGTTGAAAACTCGCTGAGTCAAAGAGAGCGCCAG gATATTATGGTGCTAGCTGCGAGGATTATCAAAATTGCAATGTCAGCGTCATCTTCCTCGAATGACGTCATGGACAAGCGTAACGCAGGAACAATCGACTCCTTGTACAATTTACCGGATTTATTCGCCGCTGGAAAATGA